One window from the genome of Cherax quadricarinatus isolate ZL_2023a chromosome 14, ASM3850222v1, whole genome shotgun sequence encodes:
- the LOC128696268 gene encoding polypeptide N-acetylgalactosaminyltransferase 1: MLRMMACRRRGRWVSVGVGALLLVLVVFLIKDPRVSFDDNPDVMIPLKSRHQNQEEYIDKRGIHVVVGHYMGDDIPGKTTPNLTEELLNTNGFSPQPTAGENGNPVHIPSWEAARMQQLYHINKFNLLASDRIPLNRTLPDVRKKKCHEKVYRVDQLPSTSVIIVFHNEAWSTLLRTVHSVITRSPPSLLEEILLVDDASQRTFLKEPLDEYVAKLPVSVRVIRSSVRTGLIRARLLGAQEARGTVLTFLDAHCEATAGWLEPLLSRIAEDRTRVVCPIIDIIHEDTFQYVRSFELHWGAFNWNLHFRWYTLGQQELDVRKKDITEAYRTPAMAGGLFSIHKDYFYQLGSYDRNMDVWGGENLEMSFRVWMCGGSVEIAPCSHVGHVFRKSSPYTFPGEGGVGGVLYRNLARVALVWLDDWAEFYFKINAEAARVRDDVTVRDRLMLRDRLSCHDFKWYLDNIWPEHFFPMKDRFFGKIRHEQLGRCLQRPVGPGGSNQPTGPALLRECVIETFPLQTFVFTKKGYIMTDESVCLDAPDADSAREPQVRIMACNEFERQRWTYDEQSRLLKHLMSGLCLDLPSKANPETLSLQKCDAYSRSQKWHFQHEDWTKSR, from the exons GATGATGGCTTGCCGGCGGCGCGGGCGGTGGGTTAGTGTGGGCGTGGGTGCCCTCCTTCTCGTCCTCGTCGTCTTCCTCATCAAGGACCCCAGAGTCTCCTTCGACGACAACCCAGACGTCATGATCCCTCTTAA GTCCCGCCATCAAAACCAGGAGGAGTACATAGACAAGCGAGGGATCCACGTTGTGGTGGGACACTACATGGGTGACGACATACCAGGCAAGACCACACCGAACCTTACTGAAG AGCTGCTGAACACCAATGGGTTCTCGCCTCAGCCTACGGCGGGTGAGAATGGTAACCCAGTGCACATCCCCAGCTGGGAGGCGGCCAGGATGCAACAACTGTACCACATCAACAAATTCAACTTGCTAGCTTCAGACCGTATACCACTTAACCGCACCCTCCCGGATGTTCGCAAGAAAAA GTGCCACGAGAAGGTGTACCGAGTGGATCAActtccctctacctcagtgatcatcGTCTTCCACAACGAGGCCTGGTCCACCTTGCTCCGGACTGTGCACTCAGTCATTACCCGCTCACCTCCCAGCCTCCTGGAGGAGATCCTGCTGGTCGACGACGCCTCCCAGAGGACTTTCTTGAAG GAGCCGCTGGACGAGTACGTGGCCAAGCTGCCGGTGTCGGTCCGTGTGATCCGATCAAGTGTCCGGACTGGCCTGATCCGAGCCCGACTTCTAGGAGCACAGGAAGCCAGGGGCACTGTTCTAACTTTCCTAGACGCTCACTGCGAGGCCACTGCAG GATGGCTTGAGCCTTTGCTGTCGAGAATTGCAGAGGATCGAACCCGGGTCGTTTGTCCCATCATTGATATCATTCACGAGGACACTTTCCAGTACGTGCGCTCCTTCGAGCTCCACTGGGGCGCCTTCAACTGGAACCTACACTTCAGGTGGTACACTTTGGGCCAGCAGGAACTTGATGTACGCAAGAAAGACATCACTGAAGCATACAG GACCCCAGCCATGGCTGGAGGACTCTTCAGCATCCACAAGGACTACTTCTACCAGCTGGGATCCTACGACCGGAACATGGACGTGTGGGGCGGTGAGAATCTCGAGATGTCCTTCAGG GTGTGGATGTGCGGAGGGTCGGTGGAGATTGCTCCCTGCAGCCACGTCGGTCACGTCTTCAGGAAGAGCTCGCCGTACACTTTCCCAGGCGAGGGTGGCGTCGGCGGCGTCCTCTACCGTAACCTGGCCCGTGTTGCACTCGTCTGGCTGGACGACTGGGCAGAGTTCTACTTTAAAATCAACGCTG AGGCAGCGCGAGTGCGTGACGACGTCACAGTTCGCGATAGACTCATGCTAAGGGATCGTCTCAGCTGCCACGACTTCAAGTGGTACCTTGACAACATCTGGCCCGAGCACTTCTTCCCCATGAAGGACAGGTTCTTCGGCAAG ATTCGTCACGAGCAGCTGGGTCGGTGCTTGCAAAGACCAGTGGGTCCAGGGGGAAGCAACCAGCCGACGGGACCAGCCCTGCTACGAGAGTGTGTCATTGAGACCTTCCCTCTCCAGACTTTTGTCTTCACAAAGAAAG GGTACATCATGACGGACGAGAGCGTGTGTCTGGACGCCCCTGATGCAGATTCAGCCAGGGAGCCTCAGGTGCGCATCATGGCCTGCAACGAGTTTGAACGTCAAAGATGGACTTACGATGAGCAGAGCCGACTTCTGAAACACCTGATGTCCGGACTCTGCCTGGACCTGCCCTCCAAGGCAAACCCGGAGACCCTCTCCCTACAAAAGTGTGACGCTTACTCAAGAAGTCAGAAGTGGCACTTCCAGCACGAGGACTGGACTAAATCGCGGTGA